Below is a window of Salvelinus alpinus chromosome 34, SLU_Salpinus.1, whole genome shotgun sequence DNA.
agagcaggagttcgatttctcccctgtgtgcacTGTTAGGTTACTAGATTTAGCGAAGCACTTTtctacagtcagagcaggagaatGATTTATCTCACTGGTGTAACTTTAGGAAGTTCAGTCTTGAGAAACTCTTGCCACAATCAGAGCAGGAATAcgatctctcctgtgtgaactcCGAGAGATTAATTGACTTGATGTTGGGAAGCACTTGCCATAGTCGGAGCAGGAGTACGATTTCTTTCCCCGTGTGAACTCCCTGGTGAGTGGTTAAATGAGTTGATGTTCTGAAGCACTTCCCACTGTCagggcaggagtaaggcttctctcctgtatgtttCTGCAGGTGTCTTTTAAGATATGATGGGAATGGGAAACTCTTCTCATAGTGAGGACAGTGGTAAGACCTCTTATCTTTGAACTGTCGTGTGTTACTCTCCGGACATTTCAACGTCAACCTCAAGTTCAGCGGAGTCAGGTCCTTCTGTGTAAATGATAATAGGAAAAACAAGTCAATATTTGCAACAAGCTAGTTATTTGCCTGATGAATACAAAAAGTTATTGCACCTAATCTATTGTTGGTCACATTAAGAAACACAGTTGCAACTGTGTGGTATTTAAACCATGAGGCCTAACAGGGTGTGGtatatgtatttaacctttatttaattagacaagtcagttaagaacaaattcttatttacaatgacggcctaccaaaacgCAAAAAGCCTCTGGCCATTATAAACCGATAGTTTGGGTCCTGAATGCTAATTAATACATTAAGTTAATGCACCTAATCTATTGCACAGTAGGGTTTACAACACTGCTCAGTCATAACAGGCATCGCTTGCTATGAAAGTCTACAGCATAATGAGGCAGTAAACCCTCTCCAGAATGAAAGTCTACGTCATAATGAGCCAGTAAACCCTCTCCAGAATGAAAGTCTACAGCATAATGAGGCAGTAAACCCTCTCCAGAATGAAAGTCTACGTCATAATGAGCCAGTAAACCCTCTCCAGAATGAAAGTCTACAGCATAATGAGGCAGTAAACCCTCTCCAGAATGAAAGTCTAGCTTCTATTTAGTCTGGATTTTTCACAGTAACTTCCTCAGAAATAATCCTGCTGCAACAATAGACATTTCAACGTGTTGCTCCTTTGAGGGGTTGGTTCTGTTTCAGAGTTAAATGTCCGATACATTTCAGACAACATTTCACTGGAGAGTTACAAGGGTtacgataataataataataatactaataataaacaATTTAGttgacgcttttatccaaagcgacttacaatcatgcataaatgttttgtatgggtggccccagcgtCTAACCGGTTTATCATAATGCAAAAAACAAGGTTGTAGGCTATTACTCCATTAATTGCCATTTTAAAAAGCATACCCTAGTAGTCCAGGCAACCTGGAAGTGGTTTTAAAAATGTGCTTGTTAAAAGGCTTCAGCCTCCCAAGCACCTCACGTATTACCTGctttacttaacaaaaggcacatctcaataggtgttTCAGGTGTCCTCATGACACGGCTCAGGTGGTGCTTATAAAAAACACTATTCTGTTTTTTGACCGTTAAAGCCAGACATTTTTCTGGTtaatacaatgccttcagaaagtattcataccccttaacttattccacattttgttgtgttacagcttgaattctaaagtgattaaatacatgtttctCTCACtggcccatctacacacaataacccataataacAAGGTGAAAACATGTAAGatatttttgcatatttattgaaatacataaatatctaatttacttaagtattcacacccccgagTCAACACGTTCACACCCgagtcacctttggcagcgataacaactgagtctttctgggtaagtctctaagagctttgcacacctagattgtacattattattttaaacattcttcaagctctagTTAGTCAAGTTAgttgttggtcattgctagacagccattcaagtcttgccatagattttatatttgacaaTTTTCTTTAGGAAGTAAAAAGGTAAAAGTTTTGTACTTTTCCCCTGACACCTAaatgtactcgttacattttaaatgcttagaaggacaggaaaatagtccaatGGACGCATTTATCAAGGgatcatccctggtcatccttactgcctctgatctgtcagACTCACTAAATACACATAATTAATTTGTAAATGTCTGAGTGTGCCACAGGCTATCTGTAATGAAATAAAAATAGTGCCGtctatttatacttttacttttgatacttaagtggtgcggcaggtatcctagtggttagagcgttgagccagtaaccgaaaggttgctggatcgaatctccgaggtgacaaggtaaaaatctgtcgttctgcccccgaacaagacagttaacccactgttccctggtaggccgtcattgtaaataggaatttgttcttaactgacttgcctagttaaataaagattcaatCAATTTAATTATGTatatttagacatttttacaaatggaAAAATTTAAACGTCTTGAGtcaaatattcaacccctttgttatggcaagtaagttgcatggactcactacgCGTTTAatattttttgaatgactacctaattaatctctgtaccccacacatacagataattgtaaggtccctcagtcgagcagtgaatttcaaacacagattcaaccacaaagattcaaccacaaagaccagggaggttttccaaagaaggacacctattggtagatgggtaaacatttaaaaagcagacattgaataccgGTATGCCTTTGAGCATATGCCTTTAATTACAccatggatggtgtatcaatacacccagtcacgaccagtggtggaaaaagtacccaattgtcatacttgagtaaaagtaaagataccttaaataGAAAACGACTCAAGTAAATGTAGCCCAGTAAaactctaaaagtatttggttttaaatatacataaAATGTATTGAACATTTATTAATTAGGCCAAGTTTCTCATAAGCTCCCCTCCTTTGcattacaaaggaggggagctgttctgagactaTACTGCTGGtttcctttacaaaggaggggagctgttctgagaccatactgctggtgtcctttaggaggggagctgttctgagaccatactgctggtgtcctttaggaggggagctgttctgagatcatactgctggtgtcctttaggaggggagctgttctgagaccatactgctggtgtcctttaggaggggagctgttctgagaccatactgctggtgtcctttaggaggggagctgttctgagaccatactgctggtgtcctttaggaggggagctgttctgagatcatactgctggtgtcctttacaaaggaggggagctgttctgagaccatactgctggtgtcctttaggaggggagctgttctgagaccatactgctggtgtcctttaggaggggagctgttctgagaccatactgctggtgtcctttaggaggggagctgttctgagaccatactgctggtgtcctttaggaggggagctgttctgagatcatactgctggtgtcctttaggaggggagctgttctgagaccatactgctggtgtcctttacaaaggaggggagctgttctgagatcatactgctggtgtcctttaggaggggagctgttctgagatcatactgctggtgtcctttaggaggggagctgttctgagaccatactgctggtgtcctttaggaggggagctgttctgagaccatactgctggtgtcctttacaaaggaggggagctgttctgagatcatactgctggtgtcctttacaaaggaggggtgctgttctgagaccatactgctggtgtcctttaggaggggagctgttctgagaccatactgctggtgtcctttaggaggggagctgttctgagaccatactgctggtgtcctttaggaggggagctgttctgagatcatactgctggtgtcctttaggaggggagctgttctgagatcatactgctggtgtcctttacaaaggaggggtgCTGTTCTGCGAATGGTATAATAAGAAAAGTCAACAAAAGTTGATAAAGTGGCTGTTACTGCaccaatgcccgctacaatagggcgcCCTGGTGGTTTTGTAACATTTTTGTGTAATTTATAGTATAGAAAATGGCAATTTTAGAGTGTTGAATATCCAAAAAGTCATATCCTTTTTTTGGTGATCTGACCAGAACTTAAATACCCACCTAGGACAGTAAAGATAGCGTTCTGAAATTGGGAAATGGGGTCACCTGATGAGTTTCTAATTAATGAAAATAAtaacggaaatattacattttatataactattcataccctttactcagtactttgttgaagcacctttggcagcgattacagccttgaatcttttttgggtatgatgctacaagcttggcacacctgtatttggggagttcctccattattctctgcagatcccctcaagctctgtcaggttgggtgtggggtgtcgctgcacagctattttcaggtctttccatagatgtttgatcaggttcatgTCCGGACACTGGCTGGAATACTCAAGGACATACAGAGacctgtcccaaagccactcctgcgttgtcttggctgtgtgcttagggtcgttgtactcttggaaggtgaaccttcgcatcagtctgaggtcctgagcaatctggagcaggttttcatcaaggatctccctgtacttttctccgttcatctttctctcgactcccagtccctgcctctaaaaaacatccccacagcatgatgctgccaccaccatgcttcaccgtagggatggtgccaggtttcctccagacatgtttggcattcaagctaaagagttcaatcttggtttcatcagaccagagaatctagtttctcatggtctgagagtcctttaggtgctgtttggcaaactccaagcgggctgtcatgtgcctttaactgaggattggtttccatctggccactaccataaaggcctgattagtggattgttcaagaaggacaaccatctccacagaggaactctggagctctgtcagtgaccatcgggttcttggtcacctccctgaccaaggcccttctaccccgattgctcagtttgggcaggcggccagctctaggaagagtcttggtggttgcaaacgtcttccatttaagaatgacggaggcagtgctcttggggaccttcaatgctgcataaatgggttggtacccttccccagatctgttccgacacaatcctgtctcagagctctacggacaattccttcgaccacatgtcttggtttttgctctgacatccactgtgggaccttgtaaagaccggtgtgtgcctttccaaatcatgtccaatcaattgaatttaccacaggtggacttggtccttgatgtttctacaaattgatgagtctcatagcaaaggatctgaagaCTTATGAAAATAAGGTATTACAgattcattttttataaattagtaacaatctgttttcgctttgtcattatagggtattgtgtgtagattgaggggaaaataatatttaatccatgttagaataaggctgtaacgtaacatgtgGGAAGAGTCCAGGGATCTGAATACATTGTTTGTTTGCGTGTATAAATAAAGGACACGGCGGCCCATGAGCcagttttttaaaatatttttgcaaaatgtttctgttaATCATTTATATTGAGCATTTAGCTGACCAGTGGGCAACGGCCAGACCCCCTACCAAGATGGAACAGCCCGCTTTTCTGGTTGGATGAGCTGGCGCAAATTCACATTCAAAGTGAGACCCGCTCTGACTGTTCGGCTCAGGCGCGAAGTGTTAGGCCACCCAAGCTCACAAAATGAGACCACCAATGCAATCTtcgctctctcccactactcttcTATCCCATCCTCTTCCTTCTGTTAAATCCTCCCTTCTGTCTCCTGACTGCCTTTtcaaccctactctcctcccttagACTCCAACTGTCCCCTTTCCTTCCCGGGCAGCCCGATCCTCCTCTCCCGCTCCATGGCTGAGTGACTCACTACGTACTAACACAACAGGGTTGCTAACACAACAGGGTTGCTAACACAACAGGGTTGCTAACACAACAGTTATACAGAACTGGGAGAAAACTaaacttccggaggacctatcatccttccACTCCCTCTCCGTAGCAAGTACGCAAGACTACATGTGAGTAATGTGTAGTAAGTGTGAAGAGGCTGTAAGAAAAGATAAACACttgtattttattacattttgtttATTGATGTTTTTTATTCTTAGCAGTGGGTGCAGGCCAAGGCCGGACTGTCTCCTGAACTCGCCGTTTAACAGATCCGGAgattggagggatgagagagtggGCAGAAACGGTTAAGGTAGGAGAGGTTGGGGCAGGGCTGGTTAAGGTGGGGGAGGTTGGGGCAGGGCTGGTTAAGGTAGGAGAGGTGTAGGCAGGGCTGGTTTGTGATGGCTGGGTGGAATGGGTTGTGATTACCGGTAATGGGAAAGGGGAAAATAAGAAGTCAAAGTGTGGTGCAGTAGGTGATATTAATGTGAGGGGACTGGACATGGAGGCTGATGGTGTTCCCAGAGGAAGGGTGGGGGAGGCACTGCCTGTTCTTGAACTCACAGGCGTCTGGTGTTCTAGGGCGACTGACCCGGAGACAGAGAGCTGCCGAAGCACCTCCCCTTCCCCCAGGCGATCCTTCTCCAGCTGGAGGCGCTCCCTCTCCACCTGCAGGCGCTCTGTCTCCACCCTCAAGCGCTCTCCATCCAGCTGGAGCCGGTTCTTCTCCACATCCAGGTGTGCCTTCTGTGTTTCATGTGCTTTTTCTAGTAAATCATAAAGAGCTTGGTGGATGTGTTGGGCGGTCTGTGTAACATGGatttgttgtgtttgtgtgtccaggaTTTGTTGGAGCAGATTGGCTTGGGGGCCCTGTGGTGTCCAGCCAGACGTGATGGGTTGGGGTATAGAGCCAGAGTGGATGGAGTGAGCTGGTGCAGGACAGGAGGTGATGGGTTGGGGAGAAAAGCCAGAGTGGATGGAGTGAGCTGGTGCAGGACAGGAGGTGATGGGTTGGGGAGAAAAGCCAGAGTGGATGGAGTGAGCTGGTGCAGGACAGGAGGTGATGGGTTGGGGTGCAGTGCCAGAGAgtgcatctgcattgcttgttatttggggttttaggctgggtatctgtaaagcactttgtgacatctgctgatgtaaaaagggctttataaaataaatttgattcATTGATTGAGAGTGGATTGAGTGAGCTGGTGCAGGACGGGAGGTGATGGGTTGGGGTGGCACTGTTGGTGCTGGCCAAGGTGTTGATGGTGAGGTGGAGGGTAGCTCCTCCATGGTGACAGAGGGTAAAGCTGACTCCACAGTTCCCTCTGCTGCTGGTGGGGGACCAGAGCTGGACATTTCTCCCAGAGAGAGACCTGGACAAGAGGATTAGGTCAATATTATTTCAGATATTTTATTAATCACTTCTTGTTGAAATTACTCCCTTTAAAATGTCATGTTTTCTGTTGGTAAACCATTATGGCATTATGGTTTTTAATTCAAATAAAGAATACACTTAAATTATTCCTGGAGTGTGTTCTGTTCTTTCCATTCATCAGGTACTCATTTAACACTGGTGCTGATTTAATACAGTCTGTATGGAATTTAATAAAGTTTGTGTGGCTCAGTGAAATGTAAACTTTGCCTTGCCTCATAGGCTACTCATgagagaccacacacacaaacgtctGAAGGGATAAAAACGGTTTCTGCCGGTCTTCGGCTCAAACACCCCTTCAAGGCTTGGTTAATGTTGCGATAGCCTCCTAGTCTTCGGTTTAAACACTCCTTCAAGGCTTGGTTAATGTTGCGATAGCCTCCTAGTCTTCGGTTTAAACACTCCTTCAAGGCTTGGTTAATGTTGCGATAGCCTCCTAGCCTCGTGTAAAGTCACTGAGCTAGTGGACTGATTCATTAGATGTGTAGATTAGcttttgttatatatatatgtgaACATTGTGTGCGCTTCAGTGTACGGCACAGAGCCCATGTCTCTCGTTTTGCCCTGCAGCCACTGGCCCTGCCATTAGAGGTCCACAGTGGAAACAGGTCTGACTTCCTGTGTGTATAATCCTCTGCCATTAGGGGTCCACAATGGAAACAGGTCTGACTTCCTGTGTGTATAATCCTCTGCCATTAGAGGTCCACAGTGGAAACAGGTCTGACTTCCTGTGTGTATAATCCTCTGCCATTAGAGGTCCACAGTGGAAAGAAGTCTGACTTCCTGTGTGTATAATCCTCTGCCATTAGAGGTCCACAATAGAAAGAAGTCTGACTTCCTGTGTGTATAATCCTCTGCCATTAGAGGTCCACAGTGGAAACAGGTCTCACTTCCTGTGTGTATAATCCTCTGCCATTTTGGTGCACGTATTGGCTGCCTGGGTGTGGCTTCTCCATGCATTTCAAAATGGTCAAATAAAATGAGCAATAACTATACTTGCATTTATGGATGCATCTGTTTGAATGCAACAAAAATATCACAACATCCTGGTTTGTTCTGAAATGTAATACACAAAAATGTCTGTTGGTGGAGGATGTTGGGTAGATATCAATATGTACGTGAAAACATTATTAATTTAAGTGGGGATGTGGCTGACATTTTGGGCTTGCCCAGGCCTCCTCTACGACACTATAATCTTCAGTCTGTAGATGCTACCAAGCAGGAAATGATGTCATTTGAAGCTTTACTGTCTGCTCTGTAATATGAGTAATATTTAGATTAATAACAATTGTTTGAGTAATATTGAACATTGTAAACATGATAAATAAAAAAACTCAGATTTGGCACATTTGTGGATACACACATCAATTTTAAGGGGGGGTTGTTTTTCTGTAGACACTGGCCtacacggcaggtagcctagtggttagggcgttGGACTAGTAATGGAAAGGTTGCAAaggtcgaatccccgagctgacaagttaaaaatctgttgttctgcctctgaacaaggcagttaacccacagttgtcattgtaaataagaatttgttcttaactgacttgcctagttaaataaaggtaacatttaaaaaaaaacacgtaccccataatatcaaagtgggattatgtttttcaaaatgttcactAACTAactaaaaattaaaagctgaaatgtcttgactcaagtattcaacccccttgttatggcaagcctaaataagatcAGGAGTAAAAATACACTTAACAATTCACATGGACTCACTGCGTGCAATAACGGTGTTTAACAAtgtttttatgactacctcatctctgtaccccacacatacaattatctctaaGGGAACCTATTAGTAGAggagttaaaacatttttttttttaagaaaagacattgaatatcccttggagcatggtgaagttattacactttggatggtgtatcaatacacccagtcacaagGTGTCctccctaactcagttgccggagaggaaggaaactgatCAGGGAATTACccatgaggctaatggtgactttaaaaagcATTTATGAGCATTCCCAACAGTGAGCAGCAGGTAAGctagcggttaagagctttggggcagtaactgaaaggtcgctgtttcgaataggtgaaaaatctgttgatgtgcccttgagcaaggcacttggcACTAATTGCTCCTGTGAGCCTCTCTGGATAAGAAcgtttgctaaatgactaaaatgttatgTGAAAATTGAATACAAATGATCTCCCTTTGCTGGTGAATTGCTGTATGTGCAATAATACCATGAGTTACATTGTCTAATTATGTCAGTTTCTCTGTATTAAATGGGTCGCAGAGTTCCCTCTCTGGAACGTTTGATGCATCTCGTGCAGTAGGCCTACATTCTGTCAAACAATTTATGTACAGCAAATCAACATTaaaccccaatcagaagcagtGTTTTTggaaatatacatttttatatttctcAATAATTAATGTAATTGATCTGAATATACACTTGCTTTGTAGCAAATATGATAGGGCCAGTCTACAAGAAGGCCTGGTTAAGGCCAAAACATCAACTTCTATTCATTATTTTTGATTACTTAAAATGTCAAATTTAAACCAAACAATAGATAGTGAAATATACCTCACATTATACAATATTGAATTatgaaatatactgtatatagtcccAATGTATAATATATTATTACTATGATGTAATTATAATAATTTAATATAACATTAAGATGTAATTACAAGATTAGCACTCACCAAATCCCAAATCAACAGGCCCTACACCAGCTTCGGTCTCTGCCATTCGGGAGAAAAGTTGCTGCTCCAGGTCAGTCAGCACCGGCACGGTGTTGACCCCCCCACCAGTCTGGGTGGACAACGTCCGGATAGAAGAAACCTTTTGCTTGACTTGGCTCCTTATGAGATTGAACTTCTTCCGGACATCGTCACCACATCTCGCCACAGCCGAGGTCAAGGTCCTAGCGATGGTGTTCCAGGTTACCGTCTTCGACCCCCGCGGGCGAATGTGAGCCTGGGCACCGAAGAGGTCCTCCCAGTGCCCAAGTACCCCTGAAATAATAAGATCCTCATCTCCGGGGGTGAATCGATGCCTCTTTTTTTCAGTTTCCTTCTCCATTCCTTTCGGTTTTCTTTTTCCTTTATCTACATGCGAAATTGATATAAAAAAATCTGCATCAGGTTGTCGTTTGTGATTCATTCCTAGGAAACAGCCTAAACTTTTTATTAACTTACTAGTGTTCTCCCTTGTTGGTCACATTAAGAAACACAGTTGCAACTGTGTGGTATTTAAACCATGAGGCCTAACGGGGTGTGGtatatgtatttaacctttattgaattagacaagtcagttaagaacaaattcttatttacaatgatggcctaccaaaacgTAAAAAAGCCTCTGGCCATTATAAACCGATAGTTTGGGTCCTGAATGCTAATTAATAAATTAAGTTAATGCACCTAATCTATTACACAGTAGGGTTTACAACACTGCTCAGTCATAACTGGCATCTCTTGCTATGAAAGTCTACAGCATAATGAGGCAGTAAACCCTCTCCAGAATGAAAGTCTACGTCATAATGAGGCAGTAAACCCTCTCCAGAATGAAAGTCTACGTCATAATGAACCAGTAAACCCTCTCCAGAATGAAAGTCTACAGCATAATGAGGCAGTAAACCCTCTCCAGAATGAAAGTCTACAGCATAATGAGGCAGTAAACCCTCTCCAGAATGAAAGTACAGCATAATGAGGCAGTAAACCCTCTCCAGAATGAAAGTACAGCATAATGAGGCAGTAAACCCTCTCCAGAATGAAAGTCTACGTCATAATGAACCAGTAAACCCTCTCCAGAATGAAAGTCTATCTTCTATTAAGTCTGGATTTTCCACAGTAACTTCCTCAGAAATAATCCTGCTGCAACAA
It encodes the following:
- the LOC139563846 gene encoding uncharacterized protein isoform X2, with amino-acid sequence MEKETEKKRHRFTPGDEDLIISGVLGHWEDLFGAQAHIRPRGSKTVTWNTIARTLTSAVARCGDDVRKKFNLIRSQVKQKVSSIRTLSTQTGGGVNTVPVLTDLEQQLFSRMAETEAGVGPVDLGFGLSLGEMSSSGPPPAAEGTVESALPSVTMEELPSTSPSTPWPAPTVPPQPITSRPAPAHSIHSQSMNQIYFIKPFLHQQMSQSALQIPSLKPQITSNADALSGTAPQPITSCPAPAHSIHSGFSPQPITSCPAPAHSIHSGFSPQPITSCPAPAHSIHSGSIPQPITSGWTPQGPQANLLQQILDTQTQQIHVTQTAQHIHQALYDLLEKAHETQKAHLDVEKNRLQLDGERLRVETERLQVERERLQLEKDRLGEGEVLRQLSVSGSVALEHQTPVSSRTGSASPTLPLGTPSASMSSPLTLISPTAPHFDFLFSPFPLPVITTHSTQPSQTSPAYTSPTLTSPAPTSPTLTSPAPTSPTLTVSAHSLIPPISGSVKRRVQETVRPWPAPTAKNKKHQ
- the LOC139563846 gene encoding uncharacterized protein isoform X1, whose amino-acid sequence is MVIKPSLPLSFTAPKSEGPDCKSGAQSEQQVPEMASVKQEDCSQTLGLNVNIKDEVKEEEIETFVFHGPAGELKEKTEEHKVLLLKDKGKRKPKGMEKETEKKRHRFTPGDEDLIISGVLGHWEDLFGAQAHIRPRGSKTVTWNTIARTLTSAVARCGDDVRKKFNLIRSQVKQKVSSIRTLSTQTGGGVNTVPVLTDLEQQLFSRMAETEAGVGPVDLGFGLSLGEMSSSGPPPAAEGTVESALPSVTMEELPSTSPSTPWPAPTVPPQPITSRPAPAHSIHSQSMNQIYFIKPFLHQQMSQSALQIPSLKPQITSNADALSGTAPQPITSCPAPAHSIHSGFSPQPITSCPAPAHSIHSGFSPQPITSCPAPAHSIHSGSIPQPITSGWTPQGPQANLLQQILDTQTQQIHVTQTAQHIHQALYDLLEKAHETQKAHLDVEKNRLQLDGERLRVETERLQVERERLQLEKDRLGEGEVLRQLSVSGSVALEHQTPVSSRTGSASPTLPLGTPSASMSSPLTLISPTAPHFDFLFSPFPLPVITTHSTQPSQTSPAYTSPTLTSPAPTSPTLTSPAPTSPTLTVSAHSLIPPISGSVKRRVQETVRPWPAPTAKNKKHQ